A portion of the Sabethes cyaneus chromosome 3, idSabCyanKW18_F2, whole genome shotgun sequence genome contains these proteins:
- the LOC128743390 gene encoding zinc finger protein chinmo produces MDQQQYCLKWSNYSSNLAAAFSNLFDSATLTDVTLVCGGTIFNAHKVILAACSKNFADLFERAPVGTGQICVMLEATSADNMHALLEFMYKGEVHVSQKALESFLKAAENLQVKGLTTEHGKFASANAAQPQTPNNLPSPASRRQQRNSLSASLESINRVVKNEPLSGSGAGGGGCAGGGGGGGGSTTPNFSSYLQPSYLPQPYESSRKRSIRSPFYEHQEATARGSVLRDGKTSIPGNDSPVSGSKNYRPSSSGSSAAATEADTVHTDRDSPQQSNRYENHSPSTTHHGNGNGPVSSNTLERDDRSERALSEDKLKGDIREGNEAGAEDLRVKMEMRPIQSPLTSSAPPTPTTPVGFINVKGGLPGGLDGTMPSVDVLTMLSAQRAGVAAADGSLPPGKKLQCHLCDRQYGYETNLRAHIRQRHQGIRVPCPFCSRTFTRNNTVRRHVAREHKQQEQYMQNQLHS; encoded by the exons GAACCATCTTCAACGCTCACAAGGTCATCCTGGCGGCTTGTTCAAAAAACTTTGCCGATCTGTTCGAGCGGGCTCCAGTCGGTACGGGACAGATATGCGTCATGCTGGAGGCCACCTCGGCAGACAACATGCACGCCTTGCTCGAGTTTATGTACAAAGGCGAAGTGCACGTGTCACAGAAGGCGCTGGAAAGCTTTCTGAAAGCCGCTGAGAATTTGCAG GTCAAAGGTCTCACGACAGAGCACGGCAAGTTTGCCAGCGCGAACGCAGCCCAACCCCAAACGCCCAACAACCTGCCATCACCCGCTTCACGCCGACAGCAGCGAAACTCTCTGTCGGCTTCTCTTGAATCCATTAACCGGGTCGTTAAAAATGAACCCCTATCCGGGAGTGGTGCAGGAGGGGGAGGCTGTGCAGGCGGCGGCGGTGGAGGCGGTGGGAGTACGACACCGAATTTTTCCTCCTATCTGCAACCGTCCTATCTGCCGCAGCCGTACGAAAGTTCCAGAAAACGTTCGATCCGCAGCCCGTTCTACGAGCACCAGGAAGCCACTGCCAGAGGAAGCGTACTGCGGGACGGCAAAACTAGCATCCCGGGTAACGACAGTCCGGTGAGCGGCAGCAAGAACTATCGACCTTCGAGCAGCGGATCATCGGCAGCGGCGACGGAAGCGGACACGGTACACACGGATCGGGACTCGCCGCAACAATCCAA TCGCTACGAAAACCACAGCCCCAGCACGACACATCACGGCAACGGAAATGGACCGGTATCTTCGAACACATTGGAAAGGGACGACCGAAGTGAACGGGCGTTATCGGAGGACAAGCTGAAAGGTGACATCAGGGAAGGAAATGAG GCTGGTGCCGAGGACCTACGAGTGAAAATGGAAATGCGACCGATCCAATCTCCTTTGACTTCATCTGCTCCGCCTACACCAACGACGCCCGTGGGATTCATCAACGTGAAAGGTGGGCTACCCGGTGGACTGGACGGAACGATGCCTTCGGTGGACGTGTTGACGATGTTGAGTGCTCAAAGGGCCGGAGTAGCAGCTGCCGATG GCTCTCTTCCGCCCGGTAAGAAGCTACAGTGCCATCTCTGTGATCGCCAGTACGGCTACGAGACGAATCTGCGTGCACACATCCGCCAGCGACATCAAGGTATTCGCGTGCCATGCCCGTTCTGCAGTCGAACATTTACCCGGAACAATACGGTCCGGCGGCACGTCGCCCGAGAACATAAACAGCAGGAACAGTACATGCAGAATCAACTGCATAGCTAA